Proteins encoded together in one Eublepharis macularius isolate TG4126 chromosome 2, MPM_Emac_v1.0, whole genome shotgun sequence window:
- the LOC129324742 gene encoding uncharacterized protein LOC129324742, translating into MGDSGVGPVCDCGKSQGPSLLFQRRSRPRIKWGRVSVKLVRSPVLCLPSVPASGTGPQQDPEGQSVRHPGDPVLAEATMVSLPSESTDSIDPSPGGSRSPDLRGGSSPRHQETQTHSVVDQAGAAFSEAVTNVLLNARRLSTRQSYALKWDKFSVWCSRRGLDPFESTLSEILDFLWEVKQEGLANSSVKVYLAAISAFHPPVDRKSVFSHYSAKLFLRGLNNLFPPVRALVPQWSLPLVLTRLMSKPFEPLASCPLRFLSMKVAFLVAATSARRVGELAALSCEPPYLKFHPEKVVLRTKVEFLPKVVSRFHLSQELVLPVFFPTPASEAEAALHSLDVRRAILFYLDRVKPFRIDSNLFICFAGPKKGNRASAQTISRWVVQAILTCYSAANLPCPLQVHAHSTRSQASSAALFRGVPLQDICRAATWASADTFVKHYALDILDRKETAVGTAVLHSIFE; encoded by the coding sequence atgggggactccggagttggacctgtttgcgactgtggaaaatcgcaaggtcctagcttattgttccagaggaggagtaggcccagaatcaagtggggacgcgtttcagttaagttggtcaggtcccctgtgttatgccttccctccgttcccgcttctggcacgggtcctcagcaagatccagagggacagagcgtccgtcatcctggtgaccccgtattggccgaggcaaccatggtttcactcccttctgagtctacagactcaatcgatccgtctcccggtggttcccgatctcctgacctgcgggggggttcttcaccacgacatcaggagactcaaactcacagcgtggttgatcaggccggggctgccttctccgaggctgtgactaatgttctcttaaatgctagacgtttgtctaccaggcagtcttatgcccttaagtgggacaaattttctgtgtggtgtagtcgcaggggtttggatccttttgagtccaccctttctgagattttggactttttgtgggaggtaaagcaggagggtttggccaactcctcagtcaaggtttatctggcagccatctctgcttttcaccctccagtggatagaaagtctgttttttcccactattctgccaAACTATTTTTGAGgggattgaataatttgtttccccctgtgcgggctttggtccctcagtggtcgttgcccctggttctgactcgtttgatgtctaagccgtttgaacccttggcttcctgtccgcttcgttttttgtccatgaaagtggcctttttggttgcggctacttcagccaggagggttggggagctagcagcgttatcttgcgagcccccttatttgaaatttcaccctgagaaggtcgttcttcgtacaaaggttgagtttttacctaaagtagtatcccgttttcatttatctcaggaattggttctgccggttttctttccgactccggcttctgaggcagaggcggcccttcattctttggatgttcgcagggccattttattttatttagatagggtaaaaccatttaggattgactctaatttgtttatttgttttgctggaccgaagaagggtaaccgggcttcggctcagactatctctagatgggtggtccaggctatactgacctgttattctgctgctaacttaccttgtcctttgcaagtgcatgcccactccaccaggtcccaggcgtcgtcagcggctctcttcagaggtgttccactccaggacatctgcagggcggcgacgtgggcctcggcggatacctttgtgaagcattatgcgctggacatcctagatagaaaggagacagcggtgggcacagcagttctgcactccatctttgagtga